The DNA region GTTCGATCAGCGGCACGATCACCACCAGACCAAAGAAGCCGTAAATAACAGAAGGAATACCTGCCAGCAGCTCAATGGCTGTGCGCAGGGTATGGGCAAGGCGCTCAGGCGCAATTTCTGCCAGAAATACCGCAGTCAGCAGACCCATTGGCACACCAATCGCAATGGCACCAGCGGTCGACAGTACAGACCCGCTGATCATGGGCAGAATGCCAAAGTAACCGGGTGGGTTCCAGGTAGAGCCGGTCACAAACGCTCCGACACCGACGCTCTGGAGAGCCGGCAAACCTTCAATAAAAATAAAGATGGCAATGGTGGCTACGGCAAAGGTGCTGACCAGCGCACTCAGGAAAAACAGGCTGTGGAACGACTTGTCGATTCGAACCTGTCGCATGTTGGGCGTCATGGTAAGTGTGGCTCTCTATTAATCAGCTATTCATCACAGAGAGCCGGTGAACACAGGGGACACCGGCCTCTAAAACTGGCGGTATCAGATGACAGAGATGTAACCTTTGTCCTTTACAATCTGCTGTGCTTCTTCCGTCAGCATCCAGTCCAGGTAGGCACGGCTGGCTTCGCTCTGTTCAGCGCTGTTGAACATCAGCTCGAACGGACGGGCGACACCGTAGGCACCGCTGCTGATATTGGTATCAGTCGCTTCAACACCGTTGACGGTCAGGGCTTTCAGACTGTTGTCTACAGAACCCAGAGAGATATAACCAATCGCAAAGTCATTCTGTGCTACAGTGGTCTTCACTGCGCCGTTACCCGCTGCAACCTGAGCAGAAGCTGAGATAGCAGAGACTTTCTTGCCGTCTTCAGTGGTCATCTTCAGGGACATGATGTCTTCAAAAGCACCACGGGTGCCGGAAGCCGGGTCGCGGGTAACCACAACAATCGGGCTGTCAGAACCGCCTACTTCGTTCCAGTTCGTGATCTCGCCTTTGTAAATGGCAGAAATCTGGTCGGTGGTCATGTTAACCACGGCATTGCTGTTGTTAACAACCACTGCAATGCCGTCGTGTGCCAGGGTGAACTTCTCAACACCGGAAGACAGTTCGCTGTCTGTCACCGTGCGGGAAGACATGCCGATCTGACTGGTGCCGTCGTTCGCAGCACGGATACCGGCAGAAGAACCTGTACCCTGTACTTCAACCACCACGCCGGGGTTGCTGCCCTGGAAAGATTCACCCAGAACTTCCATCAGTTCGGTGACAGATGTAGAACCGGACACGCTGACAGACTGGCTGGACTGGCTATCTGCACCCCCGCAGCCCACCAGAGTTGCTGCAACACCAATAGCTCCCAGAGTGGACAGAATGGTTTTTTTCACGTTATGGCCTCTTTAATTGACTTCTCAGCGGATGGCTGTTTGGTTAGAAATCAGAAGTAAATGGATGATGAGGCAGAGAGTAGGGGGGTTATATGACAGAAAAGTTTCTCAAATATGACAGAAATATTACAAGCAGTGAAAAATTGATTTGGATCAATAGAGAGAATTAACTTAATTACTAATGATCAGAATTTCACACAATGTTTCCCTCGATGATGAGGAAATCAGTATCACGTTTATCCGGGCTCAGGGAGCTGGTGGACAGAATGTCAACAAGGTCTCGTCTGCAGTTCATCTGCGTTTTGATGTACGGGCTTCTTCCCTGCCGGATTTCTATAAAGAGAGGTTGTTGAAACTGCGTGACCAGAGGATCACCCGGGACGGTATTATTATCATCAAGGCACAGCGTTACCGGACTCAGGAGAAAAACCGTGAAGATGCCCTGCAGCGACTGGTTGAACTGATTCAAAAAGCCGGTACAGTGCAGAAAAAACGTCGACCGACCAAACCCACCCGAGCCTCCCGGGCCCGGCGAATGGATAAGAAGAACCAGCGTGGCCAGGTCAAG from Endozoicomonas sp. NE40 includes:
- a CDS encoding phosphate ABC transporter substrate-binding protein, producing the protein MKKTILSTLGAIGVAATLVGCGGADSQSSQSVSVSGSTSVTELMEVLGESFQGSNPGVVVEVQGTGSSAGIRAANDGTSQIGMSSRTVTDSELSSGVEKFTLAHDGIAVVVNNSNAVVNMTTDQISAIYKGEITNWNEVGGSDSPIVVVTRDPASGTRGAFEDIMSLKMTTEDGKKVSAISASAQVAAGNGAVKTTVAQNDFAIGYISLGSVDNSLKALTVNGVEATDTNISSGAYGVARPFELMFNSAEQSEASRAYLDWMLTEEAQQIVKDKGYISVI
- the arfB gene encoding alternative ribosome rescue aminoacyl-tRNA hydrolase ArfB, with translation MIRISHNVSLDDEEISITFIRAQGAGGQNVNKVSSAVHLRFDVRASSLPDFYKERLLKLRDQRITRDGIIIIKAQRYRTQEKNREDALQRLVELIQKAGTVQKKRRPTKPTRASRARRMDKKNQRGQVKSLRGQIKY